In one window of Henckelia pumila isolate YLH828 chromosome 1, ASM3356847v2, whole genome shotgun sequence DNA:
- the LOC140875904 gene encoding uncharacterized protein, translated as MEAGKFSITAEDLSTIGGIATVSLLHSFIPTHWLPFSIVGRAQKWTLSRTLLVTAFGAVLHVISTSLLGITAITISNTIAGEETVHKLASLLLVVLGGSYIVMFLSGKGGHSHSHNQPMEKMAVAGLVLVPALSPCATTLPVFLAVGNSSSMMVLAIIVLLLSTIMVMTSLVALSFYGASQLKFHWVERYDKLLVGSVLCLVGVLTLIFHDHDGDAGQHQHRKLITL; from the exons ATGGAAGCTGGAAAATTCAGCATAACTGCCGAAGATTTATCGACGATCGGAGGTATAGCCACGGTGTCGCTGTTGCATTCTTTCATTCCAACCCACTGGTTGCCATTCTCCATTGTGGGCCGTGCGCAGAAATGGACGCTTTCTCGTACTCTCCTCGTCA CTGCATTTGGAGCTGTATTACACGTGATATCAACTTCGCTGCTTGGTATAACAGCAATCACCATATCAAACACTATAGCGGGAGAGGAAACTGTGCATAAACTCGCATCTTTGTTACTCGTTGTTCTTGGTGGCAGTTACATAGTAATGTTTCTGTCTGGAAAAGGTGGTCACAGTCATTCTCACAACCAACCTATGGAAAAAATGGCGGTTGCTGGTCTTGTTCTTGTCCCTGCATTATCTCCTTGTGCTACCACTCTTCCAGTTTTCCTTGCTGTTGGAAACTCATCATCTATGATGGTACTTGCCATCATTGTTCTGTTACTCAG CACGATTATGGTGATGACCTCACTAGTCGCCCTCTCGTTCTATGGTGCGAGTCAGCTCAAGTTCCACTGGGTAGAACGTTATGACAAGCTTCTTGTAGGTTCAGTTCTCTGTCTGGTCGGAGTTTTGACCCTTATTTTCCATGATCACGATGGAGATGCCGGACAACATCAGCATAGGAAACTCATCACTCTGTGA